GAAGCGGGAGGGTACGTAATAGTAATAGTTAGGGGAGGATGTCTATGATGAAAGGCTTTTGTCTGTTAATCTTGATTTGCCTTTTGATGTTGGCAAACTTTGGATAGGAGAGAACTCCGAAGAATGATGTTGAATTTATTGCATTATAATTCTTAATTTGCGACTGCATACTATGTTGTgagctaattttttttaatggctGCGGTATATATATGTTTGTTTTGAGCAAATATTTTTTACATAATAATTTAAGTAATATTTTGTGAATTAGACAACTTCATCCATAACCCTAAATTTTGAACCCATGCAAGAGGTCTTACGTCTGCATGGACACGTGCGAATTTGAATCTAACAAATATTCATGCAACTTATTTGGCGCctctttaaattttaatttattttattttcatcaagCGCTGGAGTTTTAAAATTAGCCATACGTGACTAAtttgaaacaaaatataataaaaaaaatataagaaaacaaattaaaaaagttaccaaTAGTTACGTAATGCGGATGATGGTTAAATAATATCATACATGACCTTAAATTTTTTGTCTACGCCCCCTTTTTTCACAAAGCTCAAAGATACATGCTGCTATCTTTCGTCGGTACATCGCGCAATTCTGATTACCCCATTGAATCGACGGAGACCCGGATAACAGTCGTTCTGCagccatacaaataaaaacCCCACTGCTCACATTTTCTAATTGCTTGAATTGCATTTGTGCAAGTGCGAGTTCCATCTCCATGAGAGGGTACATCATTAATGCTTCATCTTTACGAATAGTAGCATCCTCGTACCATCTCGAAACGTACAAGAGGCGCGGCAATAATGTCAAAAGAGGAAGAAGTTGTTCAAGTAGTTTTTCTTCATCGTCCGAGGAAAGACAATGTGCTAGTGAGTCATAAACCTCGCAAATCCCTTGGCCCATTAGAATGCGACACAGAACGTAATGCGCGTCAACCATACATGGAATAACAACCTAACAATATAGGCCAAATATTATTTATGACTTCCAAGTAAACACATATATTTTTGAAGACCCTTAAAATAGTATTTTGTTAAATGGTACCTGGGACGCACTCAACCAGTCTTTGTGATCTGGGGAAAGGGTTGTCTCTGAACAATTAATTCCACGAACGGCGCCAATCCACTGCATTGAAGGGCTCCACTTTTCCACATCTTGTGGCTTGTTTATTTGGGTCCATTCCTTACAGAGGTAAAGCTGCAACTCATGTGTGCGCAATACAATGAGTTGCAGTAGTAATATTCAAATATGAAgataaatttcaaataattactGCATATAAGTATGTCAAACTTACAAAGAAATCTGTTTCGAGTATGATGGTGTTATGACTGTTAACATCTTCAAGCAAGTCCTGGTTGTTGAGCAGCCTCTTTCGCAACGACGTCATGTATAAATCGATCATCTAGAAGAACATCATAGCTTATAAGTAATGGTACAGTGGTATATACATGAAATTCGTGCATGGTAGTGAATTACTTACCCCAATCAGTAAATTCGTCTGTGGATTCTGAACCATAGCAAAGTCGTTTACATCCAGCGAACTCCCATTTTCCGTTACAACCATTGAAGGCCTCTTCCCATGTTGAGACGCAGTGGTCCAGTTATCGTATGAATCTGAGGTTGTTATTGGAACAGGACATGGCTCCTCGCAATTTACCCAGCTCTGAGTAGCCTCCACTACTTGTGTAGAATCCATTATCTGTAGTTGAGGGTTCACAACGATTTCCTCTGTACCATGTGAACTGGACTCGCCATGCCTCCATGGTAAAAGATAATCTATCGGTTGAGCAACGTTAGGATGCATGCATTTCTCACCGGTGACGTCAGCCCTAGAATACCGTGGTGGTGTGTCAGCGTCAGTGTAATGAGGGCGTCGATCTTCTTCAGTTGAAGGACGTGGAAGGTCCTGTTCTGTGGACTCAGTCGGCGGCATTGACGCTGACGAAGATGTGTTCTTGTTGTAATGATTGCCGGTCTTCGATCTTCTCAAGAAACTTGGCGTAATTTtgtcaaacatctttctaaaccatttcttcatcttctttccAAGCTTCTTATTGCTCATTTCTATTTCATTTCTGATGGTTTCCTTCACCCATTGACGGGTTACCGGCCCTTCACTAGCACTACTCACTGGGTTTGACTTGTAGCTATCACTTGACGAGGAAGAATTTTGAGCTCTCGCGGTATGCCGGCGCGTTGCCTTAGCGGTATGACTGCGAGTTACTCGCGGGCCACTAATTCCTTCATCATTTAAGGAGTCAACGGCTGCATGTTTGACTGGTTTTTGGGGAAATTGTCGCCCTTCCGCCAAAGGGTTACGAGGCGGTTTGTACTTCACAGAAAGTGCGTTTGGTGAGATGGCTGATAGCCAATACCAACTCACAGCCTCATCATGGTCTGGTTGCAAATTGCATACACCGTCCtagattttaaaatatatagtattaggaaagagaaaatagtaattgtgacataattagTTATTGTACCTGTGTCTCGAACAGTTCCCTTAAATTGGTTGTGCTTATTTTACTCTTAAATGCCCATCTCCTAAATCTAGGATGTGTGATGTGATCAGCAATTTCAGTTGCCACCAAGCTTCCGAGCTCGGGAACACGCTCCAATGCCCATACGAACAaccactactacaaaaatacacatacataacactgcatacataacggtttttttaaaaaaccgttatgtatgagcgcatttttataaaagacaacggtttttacagaaatccgttatctatgtagtgttacTCAtaagcatagataacggtacgaagTAATTCGTTATGAataagcgttatctattaggTGTATACATAACGGTGTTATCGAACCGTTAAgataaccgttatctatgagtatatttttataacggttgttttaaccgttatgtatgagcgcttAAATACTGTTATGattactttttatatttatttttaattttaactttaataatattataaaaaataaaaaccctAATTACATAATTCACCTTCTTCTCCCAAGTTTGAAGTCTCAcccaccactctctctctctctctcgccgtacttctatcttcttcttctctctgccACCGCCTTACTCCCTTCAAACCCGGCGGCTACTGTCGCCGCCAGCCACCACTGCCACGGTATCCCCTTTGTAGGCCTCGCATCTGCCTGCCTCTCGTTCCCTCTCTAAATCATGAAAAATCCCCAAAAATCCCTAGCTTTCTTCCCTTTCAATTTCCGACGAGATTACCGCCTGAACCACCCTCTTCTTCTTCAGTCGACAGCAACGGTCAGCCGGACCGCCGTCatcttccctcatctctcaaGCCTCTATCACCGTCTCCCTCTCGACTCCGATGAGCAGCCGCTATGAATCCCCGCCTCCTTCACCGCTTCCCTCCATACTAATATAAAGATTCGATTTTTCCTCTTTCCCTTCCATTTCTTCACTCGAGCTCCATCCCTGCTCTCCAACAAGACTTCACTCAAAAGGGTATGTGGATATCAACTCTTCCTTTCTGAATTAATGAATCAATTGGTAGTTAGATCATTTATTGAAGAAATGGTTCGAAATCTTGATTTTGATGGGAAACCCTTGAATTATTGCTGCCAGTTCAATTGCCCCTTTTTTAAGCTGCTGGATCTTCGTATTTGTGGCCGATTAACCCTAATCTATCTGTGTAAGAATTTAGATGGATTATTACCTGTTGTGGGCAGGAAATGATTTGGATGCCCATAAATGTGCTAATCTTACTTGTTTTTTGATATTTTTGTGATGTTATTCGAGATGATAATGAAGTATGTTGTCAAAATAAGTTCTTACTAGTGTGTATCTAGCTGGAGAGTCAGTTTGTTTGGTTCATAATTTACTTTTGAATGATTTCTGCATTTTACTCTTTCATTTAATGTTATTACATTGGCTGTTGTCTTTTCCAGGGTAATATTTTCATATCTTTTGTACGTCTATGTAACCGAGACATCTTTTATGTTTCTTATGCTTGTGGATATATCTGTGATTCAGTGTTGGAACTGATTCTTCTGAAAGTATGCTTTCCGATGTGGATGTGATTGTTTTGGATGAAGTGCATTATTTGAGCGATATATCCAGGGGTACAGTTTGGGAGGAGATTGtgagtaattttatattatacagGAAGCCAAAATTTACATAATTGTTTATGCTGTTAATTATTGCTTATATAGGTAATTTACTGCCCTAAACAAGTGCAATTAATCTATCTTTCTGCCACTGTCGCAAACCCAGATGAGTTGGCGGGTTGGATTGGTCAGGTACTGCTTCTACTCTTGATCTGTCATGCAGTTGTTGTGCAAGGTAGTATTTGAAAAAGTACTTTTTTAGAATTGCATGGAATTTGTAGGTTAAAATTCTTAATATCCTGTAAGGATGTTTGCTTTAAATCTAGAAAGGTGTGATAAACTATCATTGTACATCATCATAGTTCATCCTGGACAAATGGTACTCGGAGGGAATTTTTAGTGGAAGGTAATACAGTGTCTTTCAAGATTGATAAATGAACTACAATCCTGCTGCAAGAAAGAGTCCCTTCAAatgattgatttttttataacatTCTATTTCATTAGTCATTACTCATCTGCAATTGGTCCTCTAGAGAACTATTCAATGGACAAATTGGCATCCATTCTTTTTCTCACTTTCATCTATTTCTTTATAGAGTATTCACTTTGCTTTCTCATATATAATACTTTGTTCTTCTGTTGTGCTTGAAAGATTCATGGAAAAACTGAGTTGGTAACATCATCTAAGCGTCCAGTTCCGTTGACTTGGCACTTCTCAACAAAGACAGCATTGTTACCACTTCTTGATCAGAAAGGCACTGGCATGAACAGGTGACTTCTTGTGGTAGATATTGCTAGAAACCAAGaacttcttaattaattaaatactttAGATATTTTTTGATTGTTGCCATACAAGTTTAATGATGATTGGTATGCGCGGTGCTTCTCAAGTGTTCAGTTCAAATTTTGTACTATTACGTAATTTGAGTTAAGAAGATAGTCCTTTATGCTTGAGTTTTATGGGATTTGTGGCTGAAATCTTCCAGAAACTGCTATTGTATGTCACTGTGGTATAATTTTTAGTATAGGTTTTGTTAGATTTGCTTTATTAGCTGCAGTTTATAATAGTACGAGAAATCCAATTGCTTACAATTATCTTGCCACCATATGAAGCAGGGATCTGGACATTTGTAGTTaactttttaataatttgaTATGTGATTCCTTAATTTCCTATCTGCACTATAATAGCTTTGTCTATGTGGAAAGCCTACACTTTTTAGAATTGAGGTTTCAGTGTTGCTGCAAGTTACTTAAACGATACTCCTGCTCTGAAGAAGGCTGATATTGGAAGTGCCGTTCCTTTTCAGATCGTCGTTCGTCTGTTCGTCGGCAACTCACGCACACCGCACACGGTAAGCCCTCTCTTTCAGAATTAGAATTACAGTAGTCTTTTTCTTATGTTTTTGGAATTAGAATTACAGATTTGCTTGAATTTGTTTCGAATTTTACTCTGTTATTGTAGTTGGGTACAAGGAATATGCTTAGTTTCATCTTCTTTGCTAAACTTAATCATGTGAAGCTTTTATtattaaatgaaatataaaGTATTTTCATAGGACTAGCAGATAGCTTGAAATTTGATATTTTGGTACTTTGATTTggtatctatttttttatattcataGCTCTGATTTCATGAAGCATATGATTTTTAGTTGTCATTCTAGCTAGGCATTGACATTGAACAACGTGATGAAATCTTGAAACCAAATTGCCATTTAATTTGTAAGGCATCTGGAGTGtggtcttttcttttcttttccataTTAATTAATGTGTGTGTTGTGTTTGATTTGATGGGACTAATTGCAGATGGTGGGATATGGATGGGCTGGGATGTTGAGAAAATACTTGGTTGATCCAGTTGACATGTGGTGGCCTTCCAATGTCACGCAAGTTTCCTTGTTTAggtaaaataaatcaaaattctgTTATTAATTTCTATTTCCAAGAGTATTGATGTAGAATACAGAATCACTACCTATGTAGTTATAGAAAGATTTAGGTTGTTAATATCTTTCATATTTCTCCAGCTCATTAGTGTAATTGAGTTTATCATCTTGGCAGATCAAGTAGATGGGAGTCGATGAGCTATGAGGACTACTACAAAAGAGAAGGCTGAAGCAGAGAACGTCGTTTCAAATGTCTAGCAAGTTGCGcgcatttgtaatattttttaattaatcatataGCTAACTAGAATATTTGTGttgttttcattatatttggatgataatgtatgaatatttcggatgttatataatatatgttatcGATGGCAATGCCATTtgttgttttaaaattattaatttaattttttagataaataataggaaaataaaaaatatatatattacagttataaaaagtgtaaaaaactgttataaaaaatgcgaaaaaccgttatgtatttctatcaaagataacggttaaaaccgttataaaaagtgcaaaaaactgttaactatgatggaaaaaaaaatatatatatatcaatacataacggtaaaaacaataatacataacggtaagaaccgttatgtatcacTTGTAAAGATAACGGAtattaaccgttatgtatgagcgcagaataccgttatctatacgactatacataacggtaaaaacaataatacataacggtaagaaccgttatgtatcacTTGTAAAGATAACGGAtattaaccgttatgtatgagcgcagataccgttatctatacgactatacataacggtttttttaccgttatgtatgactgtatcatagatatcaccactatacttatcggttttttggggtcatagataacggattttatccgttatctatgagcgtttttgtagtagtgaacgCCCAAGAGGGACCATAGaagtgatatttttttttgccCATCGTTTCATGAGTGGTGTAATTATGCAAAATTTTATAAGAATATGCGCCCCAAGGGAAGTTGTCAAAGGCGTCGAGATCTTGTGCAAGCACCCATACCCAAGGCTCGATTTGCGACGCAGACCCAAAACTGTAGGTTTGAGCGACACACACCAACACGGCGCGAAGATATAAACTCCCATCCTCGTCCTTTACGCGATTCTCCAAATTGCACACACGTTTGATTAGTTCATGCACCGTAAAACTCCGTTGGCCGCAAAAACGGCGGTAAGACTCCACGGCTTGACAATCGTGTTGTTGGGTATGGTCGAATGACGAATCTCCAAAGCGGAGACCCGTTACTAATGCGTAGTCCGCGGTTGAAAAACATACTTCAACACCGCACATGTAGAACCACATCTGATCGTCAGGTGATTTAATTTGCCTCGACAACACATGGTGCAAAGCTATATTGCTTTTCGTACCTGGTCTCCAGTCAGCGAAATGTCCGAAACATGAGGCTTTAAACCGGGCCAACAACCCGTCACCACCGACGTCGATCAACGTCTGCATCAACTTTGGAAAATCTCTCTCCTTGTAGTATGTGCTAATGAGCAACTGTTCGTTTACCTTCGTGGGCCGAAGAAATGGGATGTTGGCCTACAACCAAAGTAGAGAACATGATGAGATTTAAAATGCAGATTAAATAAAAAACCAAGATAATTGGGAAAAGCTATAAATTCCTAAACTACTGAAGCACTCttagaaataataatttttggTGTATTAGTAAATGGGGTTTCATGATAGGACCTATTAACACCTACACCCAAAGTAGAGAACAATTTGAGatttaacataatttttattGCTCCATGAGTAGCATTTAAGGATGTAGTATCATTTTGCGCAAAGACCGACCGCGAAATATGCCTCTAACTATGGAGCCGCTCGGTCCGGCGGAAGGGACGGCCGGACACATCGGTCCTTCATTTTTCCCGGTCGGTCCACGATCATTATTCTcccaaatgataaataaatttcaaatatgTACATTATTATCTAGTACATAGTAAATAAGATTACTAAGAACAAGTAGTTTAGCTTTGCTCTATAGTTCCTTATATGTCCAACATGATACATTATTTTGGCTAAACTTCACTACATAGCCAACTTATAGTAGTGTAAGTTTAAAATGCAGATTAAATAAAAAACCAAGATAATTGGGAAAAGCTATAAATTCCTAAACTACCGAAGCACTCTTAGAAATAGTAGTTTTTGGTGTATTAGTAAATGGGGTTCCATGATAGGACCTATTAACACCTACACCCAACGTAGAGAACAATTTGAGatttaacataatttttattGCTCCATGAGTAGCATTTAAGGATGTAGTATCATTTTGGGCAAAGACCGACCGCGAAATATGCCTCTAACTATGGAGCCGCTCGGTCCGGCGAAAGGGACGGCCGGACACATCGGTCCTTCATTTTTTCCGGTCGGTCCACGATCATTATTCTcccaaatgataaataaatttcaaatatgTAATTATTACATTATTATCTATTACATAGTAAATAAGATTACTAAGAACAAGTAGTTTAGCTTTGCTCTATAGTTCTTTATATGTCCAACAAGATACATTATTTTGGCTAAACTTCACTACATAGCCAACTTATAGTAGTGTAAGTTTAAAATGCAGATTAAATAAAAAACCAAGATAATTGGGAAAAGCTATAAATTCCTAAACTACCGAAGCACTCTTAGAAATAATAGTTTTTGGTGTATTAGTAAATGGGGTTTCATGATAGGACCTATTAACACCTACACCCAAAGTAGAGAACAATTTGAGatttaacataatttttattGCTCCATGAGTAGCATTTAAGGATGTAGTATCATTTTGGGCAAAGACCGACCGCGAAATATGCCTCTAACTATGGAGCCGCTCGGTCTGGCGAAAGGGACGGCCGGACACATCGGTCCTTCATTTTTTCCAGTCGGTCCACGATCATTATTCTcccaaatgataaataaatttcaaatatgTAATTATTACATTATTATCTAGTACATAGTAAATAAGATTACTAAGAACAAGTAGTTTATAATAGTTTTTGGAAGTACCTCATCGGGAGGCGACGTTCGTGCCATGAATTGGTCGTCGGAAGGGTAGTGTATATATTCTAATTGAAAGTTAGAAGCCTCAAACCCAAATATATAGGCACGTTTAGGCGGTACAAATGGAAAACAAAATATTGTGTAGCTTGTAAAATCGGGGTATCACAATTTTGGGTTTGCATGCACGTAAATTTGGTAAGTTGACGAGAAATTAAGGTTAAGTAGACATGTGTCAATGATAATACACATCACATCaaaaaagaataagaataagaatattTTGACCATGACGATGAGAATCAAAATCCATATGAACATGATACCAAGATTTAAGATCAGAATTTTTGGCGTTTAGTATTCGTCTTATAGTATCTCGCTGCATACGAACAAGTTGAAAGAAGATCAGGAGAACCAAAGAGATTGTTGTTCAAGTCTTTTTCTGAGTCTTTTGCCAGAATCTGCAGCCACCCTGTCGACCAATTACTGGAGAAgcaatgtttttattttttttgtttttttgttgaaGCGTTGGAGAAAGAATGTTAATTCAAAATATTGTCCATTTTAGATCCTTATCGGTGTATAAGTGTATTGTTCAATTTTCCtttctttattatatatatagtttgtaATTATTAGAAGACTGACAAAATTGCATTTTGGTATACGTTCCACAAAATTAATCCACCTtcttaatttgaattatttacAAGTTTTTTAACTaatataattctattaaatGTTTACGAAAACAATATGTGAAACAATATAAAGgacaaaatataattattacatgaatatttataatttacagaatattaaatgtatatatatatttttaatttatattaaaaatgtagTATGACAATAGGGATatttgccataaaatacattaaattttCAACAACTTCTGATTTTTCCTatgacctttaaaatttgaaaaaaaaaacacaacctTTTGATTTTTTCTCACAGGTATAAAATACTCTCAAATGGACTCCTCTTATGTGGTTCGTCTCCTACAGCAGCGATCGATGGAGGTTCCTTGGCGCTTCTTCAGTTATTGGAAGGAGACGTTAGCTCGCTTACATGAGATCACTTTTCGGGTTTCGCATATTTATCGGGAAGGGAACGTTGTGGCGGACATTATGGCAAACCCTGCAAGACAAGAGGGTTTTTGGAGCAATGGGATTGAGGTCATTGAAGACGCTGTCATCCGCGACATCGCGAGTCATAGTCATCTTCGTCGCATCTAAGTCCTGCTTGGGGTGCTTGTGCGTGTTGCTTTTTCGTGCCCGTCTTGGCCTGCTTCTTGGCTGCTTGGGTTCTTTGGTCTTTATCTTTTGTTTGTTTGAGCCGGATTTACTTGGGAACGATGGTGAGGCCGGATTTCCTGAAGTATTTCCTTCCGCTCGTTTGCTTTTTTGTTCTGCTCTTGTcgtgtactctttttccttgctACGACTGCTTGCTCGTAggaaggttttaacgaggctcatCCCATAGTTGGCGTCTCTGTGCCTTCATGGGTTTGTTCttcctttgttttcttttttataaaatgccgcttttaataataaaatactctCAAATAGAAACTATTTTAGGACTTTTgacttaaatttttttatacctataatttttcaaattttaaatgtcatggaaaaaatcagaatttgttgaaagttcgtgtattttacgacAAATATCTATATGACAATATTGGGGGAAGGGAGAgagcattattattattattattattattattattattattattattattattagattattattattattattattattattattattattattattattattattattattattattattaatgagaTCGGAATGCCcctatcaattaattaaatttctaattCTACTCCAATTCAAATCCTATCTATCATCTAAAGTTCTAATTCTTCTCCAACAAAAATCCTATCTATCATCTATTGTAAATATTATCTATATAAATACCACCAATGAGAACATTAGAAGTACAAAAATATTGCAACAAATTACGACTGCCAAAGAACGCATCTCTGCCATCCTCAGCCGGAATCCTCCGACGACCGAGTGCCCCTCCAAAATTTAtttgaaacaaaatataatataacaTATTCGCCATAGCTACTCTTCTATATCACCACTTATAACTTTGGCATAAGAAATGATGAATGATCAATGGAACTTTTCTTCCAACCAATGCGATGGTTGCCTAGATGAGAAAAAAGGAATGAAATTTCATTGATAAATTtcagccaaccaccaaataaatTCAACCACTTTCGAAATGGAGCACCCATTTCTAAATGTCCCATAATCcgtgaattaataaatttcagCCAACCACCAAAAAACTTTGTC
The genomic region above belongs to Salvia miltiorrhiza cultivar Shanhuang (shh) chromosome 5, IMPLAD_Smil_shh, whole genome shotgun sequence and contains:
- the LOC131025123 gene encoding DExH-box ATP-dependent RNA helicase DExH15 chloroplastic-like isoform X1 produces the protein MLSDVDVIVLDEVHYLSDISRGTVWEEIVIYCPKQVQLIYLSATVANPDELAGWIGQIHGKTELVTSSKRPVPLTWHFSTKTALLPLLDQKGTGMNSVAASYLNDTPALKKADIGSAVPFQIVVRLFVGNSRTPHTMVGYGWAGMLRKYLVDPVDMWWPSNVTQVSLFRSSRWESMSYEDYYKREG
- the LOC131025123 gene encoding DExH-box ATP-dependent RNA helicase DExH15 chloroplastic-like isoform X2, whose translation is MLSDVDVIVLDEVHYLSDISRGTVWEEIVIYCPKQVQLIYLSATVANPDELAGWIGQIHGKTELVTSSKRPVPLTWHFSTKTALLPLLDQKGTGMNSVAASYLNDTPALKKADIGSAVPFQIVVRLFVGNSRTPHTMVGYGWAGMLRKYLVDPVDMWWPSNVTQVSLFSSLV
- the LOC131025123 gene encoding DExH-box ATP-dependent RNA helicase DExH15 chloroplastic-like isoform X3; its protein translation is MLSDVDVIVLDEVHYLSDISRGTVWEEIVIYCPKQVQLIYLSATVANPDELAGWIGQIHGKTELVTSSKRPVPLTWHFSTKTALLPLLDQKGTGMNSVAASYLNDTPALKKADIGSAVPFQIVVRLFVGNSRTPHTIK